From one Streptomyces sp. N50 genomic stretch:
- a CDS encoding ATP-binding protein, whose amino-acid sequence MLRSRALGRRKKESEAALEARLRYAQGELDRVQASLVKMRDEQDDVIREAGQAAEENTKAVLKGAARFLQSLAAEQTTLLDGVQREYGGHAVLSDLMDITHANAQMARKAQGIAVMCGAPLGRRNQPASVYDVVRSAQSQIRNFQRVEIMQPSGIALKASAVAPVALAVAELLDNAASFSQADAPIEVTFRQAQKNLCIVIDDAGVGMGDEDRQRASAQLSGEGLPRLSQLGTQPKFGFPVIGLIARQHGFTVDVTGVSRYGGVRAVVLLPEELWTMEEALPPATEAPVSSIRPMDAGRSARTAGGLPKRGSRISPAGVTTGGEQAPRRSARRGSGSLAALQRGTQSARDTASFDTPTPGGSENA is encoded by the coding sequence GTGCTCCGCAGCAGAGCCCTGGGGAGGAGGAAGAAGGAATCCGAGGCCGCGCTGGAGGCGCGGCTGCGGTATGCCCAGGGTGAACTCGACCGTGTCCAGGCCTCTTTGGTGAAGATGCGGGACGAGCAGGACGATGTCATCCGCGAGGCGGGCCAGGCCGCCGAGGAGAACACCAAGGCGGTCCTCAAGGGCGCCGCCCGTTTCCTGCAGAGCCTCGCGGCCGAGCAGACCACGCTGCTGGACGGGGTCCAGCGCGAGTACGGCGGCCACGCGGTCCTCTCCGACCTGATGGACATCACCCACGCCAACGCGCAGATGGCCCGCAAGGCACAGGGCATCGCCGTCATGTGCGGCGCCCCGCTGGGCCGCCGCAACCAGCCCGCCAGCGTCTACGACGTCGTCCGCAGCGCCCAGAGCCAGATCCGCAACTTCCAGCGGGTCGAGATCATGCAGCCCAGCGGCATCGCGCTGAAGGCCTCCGCCGTCGCGCCGGTCGCCCTGGCCGTCGCCGAACTCCTCGACAACGCGGCCAGTTTCTCCCAGGCGGACGCGCCGATCGAGGTCACGTTCCGGCAGGCCCAGAAGAACCTGTGCATCGTCATCGACGACGCCGGCGTCGGCATGGGCGACGAGGACCGGCAGCGGGCGAGCGCGCAGCTGTCCGGCGAGGGCCTGCCCCGGCTGTCCCAGCTGGGCACCCAGCCGAAGTTCGGCTTTCCCGTCATCGGACTGATCGCCCGTCAGCACGGCTTCACGGTGGATGTCACCGGTGTCTCCCGGTACGGCGGCGTACGGGCCGTCGTCCTCCTGCCCGAGGAGCTGTGGACCATGGAGGAGGCCCTGCCGCCCGCCACCGAGGCGCCCGTGAGCAGCATCCGGCCGATGGACGCCGGACGGTCGGCGCGTACGGCGGGCGGCCTGCCGAAGCGTGGCTCCCGCATCTCGCCCGCCGGTGTCACCACGGGTGGGGAGCAGGCGCCCCGCCGCAGTGCCCGCCGCGGCTCCGGCAGCCTGGCCGCCCTCCAGCGCGGTACGCAGTCCGCGCGTGACACGGCCTCCTTCGACACCCCGACGCCCGGAGGGTCCGAAAACGCATGA
- a CDS encoding RNA polymerase sigma factor has product MLGDDAELTAAVLAAQDGDETAFRTVYRTVHPRLLGYVRTLVGDPDAEDVASEAWLQIARDLDRFSGDADRFRGWAARIARNRALDHIRMRGRRPAIGGDESELTGRAAESDTAGEAIEALATDSTLSLIAQLPQDQAEAVVLRVVMGLDAKTAAETLGKRPGAVRTAAHRGLKRLAELLGGDPESAAALDALPPQRDPRDRAVTSATVTHTRARTQKDM; this is encoded by the coding sequence GTGCTGGGGGACGACGCGGAGCTGACCGCCGCGGTGCTTGCGGCACAGGACGGGGACGAGACCGCGTTCCGGACTGTGTACCGCACGGTGCACCCACGGTTGCTCGGATACGTACGGACGCTGGTCGGCGATCCGGACGCCGAGGACGTCGCGTCCGAGGCCTGGCTGCAGATCGCCCGGGACCTGGACCGGTTCAGCGGGGACGCGGACCGGTTCCGCGGCTGGGCGGCCCGCATCGCCCGCAACCGCGCCCTGGACCACATACGGATGCGCGGCCGCCGCCCCGCGATAGGCGGCGACGAGAGCGAACTCACCGGCCGCGCCGCCGAGTCCGACACCGCCGGCGAGGCCATCGAGGCCCTGGCCACCGACAGCACCCTCTCCCTCATCGCCCAGCTGCCCCAGGACCAGGCCGAGGCCGTCGTCCTGCGGGTGGTCATGGGCCTCGACGCCAAGACCGCCGCGGAGACCCTCGGCAAGCGGCCCGGCGCCGTCCGCACGGCCGCGCACCGCGGGCTGAAACGGCTGGCGGAACTCCTCGGCGGCGACCCGGAATCGGCCGCGGCCCTCGACGCCCTGCCGCCCCAGCGAGACCCGCGCGACCGCGCGGTGACGTCCGCCACTGTGACGCATACGCGCGCGCGGACGCAGAAGGACATGTGA
- a CDS encoding L,D-transpeptidase family protein: MRTTGMRAIVAAAAVSALVAVCGCTAQGTDADGGHHLPVHIKLPGSSGGSSSTGDGKTSASPSTARAANVLWSRGDSGGAVRELQARLRQVDWLFDGPTGTYDDLTEQAVAGFQGKRGLPKTGETDTVTWQRLLKMTHEPGKWDLYLMGGQPAGAPDPRCLTGRVLCIDKTSRTLRWMIDGRTVSTMSVRFGAQYTPTRDGVFQVYWKARNWVSTLYHSPMPYAMFFSGGQAVHYSYDFSMRGYAGGSHGCVNVRDEAAIASLFAQVRTGDKVVVHQ, translated from the coding sequence ATGCGTACTACGGGTATGAGAGCGATCGTCGCCGCGGCGGCCGTGTCGGCCCTGGTGGCGGTGTGCGGCTGCACGGCGCAGGGCACCGACGCGGACGGCGGGCACCACCTGCCCGTCCACATCAAGCTTCCCGGCAGCAGCGGTGGCAGTAGCAGCACCGGTGACGGGAAAACCTCCGCCTCCCCGAGCACCGCCCGCGCCGCGAACGTCCTGTGGTCGCGCGGCGACAGCGGCGGTGCCGTGCGCGAACTGCAGGCGCGGCTACGGCAGGTCGACTGGCTCTTCGACGGGCCGACCGGGACCTACGACGACCTCACCGAGCAGGCCGTCGCGGGTTTCCAGGGCAAGCGCGGGCTGCCGAAGACCGGCGAGACCGACACCGTCACCTGGCAGCGGCTGCTGAAGATGACGCACGAGCCGGGCAAGTGGGACCTGTATCTGATGGGCGGCCAGCCGGCGGGCGCGCCCGACCCGCGCTGTCTCACCGGCCGGGTGCTGTGCATCGACAAGACGAGCCGGACCCTGCGCTGGATGATCGACGGACGGACGGTGTCGACGATGTCGGTGCGGTTCGGCGCGCAGTACACCCCGACCCGCGACGGTGTGTTCCAGGTCTACTGGAAGGCCCGGAACTGGGTGTCCACGCTCTACCACTCCCCCATGCCGTACGCGATGTTCTTCAGCGGCGGCCAGGCGGTGCACTACTCGTACGACTTCTCGATGCGGGGTTACGCGGGCGGCTCGCACGGCTGCGTCAACGTACGGGACGAGGCGGCGATCGCGAGTCTCTTCGCCCAGGTGCGGACCGGCGACAAGGTCGTCGTCCACCAGTAG
- the leuE gene encoding leucine efflux protein LeuE, with protein sequence MFGVIDLPTYLAGLVLIVLLPGPNSLYVLSVAARRGTRAGYTAAAGVWCGDTVLMTLSAAGVASLLQANAVLFGIVKYAGAGYLTWLAFGMLRAAWSMWRSRKERAAMEPAPVAEAAEERPYRRAFVVSLFNPKAILFFVAFFVQFVDPGYAYPALSFVVLGAFAQLASFLYLSALIFSGTRLATAFRRRRRLAAGATSAAGALFLGFALKLSLASSV encoded by the coding sequence ATGTTCGGTGTCATAGACCTCCCCACCTACCTGGCCGGCCTCGTCCTGATCGTTCTGCTGCCCGGGCCCAACTCGCTCTACGTCCTCTCGGTCGCCGCCCGGCGCGGGACCCGGGCCGGGTACACGGCCGCCGCCGGTGTGTGGTGCGGGGACACCGTGCTGATGACGCTCTCCGCGGCCGGGGTCGCCTCGCTGCTGCAGGCCAACGCCGTGCTGTTCGGGATCGTGAAGTACGCGGGGGCCGGGTATCTGACCTGGCTGGCGTTCGGGATGCTGCGGGCCGCGTGGTCGATGTGGCGCAGCCGCAAGGAGCGGGCGGCGATGGAACCGGCGCCCGTCGCGGAGGCGGCCGAGGAACGGCCGTACCGCCGCGCCTTCGTCGTGAGTCTCTTCAACCCGAAGGCGATCCTGTTCTTCGTCGCCTTCTTCGTGCAGTTCGTCGATCCGGGGTACGCCTATCCCGCCCTGTCGTTCGTCGTGCTCGGCGCCTTCGCGCAGCTGGCGAGCTTCCTGTACCTCAGTGCCCTGATCTTCAGCGGGACCCGGCTGGCGACGGCCTTCCGCCGTCGCAGGCGGCTCGCGGCGGGCGCCACCTCGGCGGCGGGTGCGCTGTTCCTGGGCTTCGCGCTGAAGCTCTCACTGGCCAGCTCCGTGTAA
- a CDS encoding FAD-dependent oxidoreductase, translating into MTDHVDVLIVGAGPTGLTLGIDLARRGVDALVAEKADALFPGSRGKGIQPRTMEVFDDLGVIDAVLARGGAYPVGAVWQDGRKVGEHQMFDPSGTDPDTPYGTPWMVPQWRTQEILSARLTELGGTVAFGREVTGFTQDGTGVTVEFASGTAVRARYVVAADGGRSVVRRTLGIGMTGETVDPNPMLVADVRITGLDRDNVHVFPPRGDDGFLAVFPLAGTADFQVIAQFPEGTDVDLSLDGVRKTVAGRTHLAPEDVTELRWASDFRPRAALADRFQQGRVFLAGDAAHVHSPAGGQGLNTSVQDAYNLGWKLGAVLRGGAPASLLDTYEEERLPNAAAMLGLSTKVHRGETRRGEATRQLGIGYRESSLTEETRAPGEGIRAGDRAPNRTIAGVRLLDAFRGPHWTLLALDTKAPVVGDAVRVVEGPATETYGTGLFLVRPDGYVGWAGDTDDGLAAYTERFGLDV; encoded by the coding sequence ATGACCGATCACGTGGACGTACTGATCGTCGGCGCCGGCCCCACCGGACTGACCCTCGGCATCGACCTCGCCCGGCGCGGGGTGGACGCGCTGGTCGCGGAGAAGGCGGACGCGCTGTTCCCCGGCTCGCGCGGCAAGGGGATCCAGCCGCGCACGATGGAGGTCTTCGACGACCTCGGCGTGATCGACGCGGTCCTCGCGCGGGGCGGCGCCTACCCGGTCGGGGCGGTCTGGCAGGACGGCCGGAAGGTCGGCGAACACCAGATGTTCGACCCGTCCGGGACGGACCCCGACACCCCGTACGGCACCCCGTGGATGGTGCCGCAGTGGCGCACCCAGGAGATCCTGTCCGCCCGGCTGACGGAGCTGGGCGGGACGGTGGCCTTCGGACGGGAGGTCACCGGCTTCACCCAGGACGGGACGGGGGTGACCGTCGAGTTCGCCTCCGGGACGGCCGTCCGCGCCCGGTACGTCGTGGCCGCCGACGGTGGCCGCTCGGTCGTACGCCGGACCCTCGGGATCGGCATGACCGGCGAGACGGTCGACCCGAACCCGATGCTGGTGGCGGACGTCCGGATCACCGGCCTGGACCGCGACAACGTGCACGTCTTCCCGCCGCGCGGCGACGACGGCTTCCTCGCGGTCTTCCCGCTGGCCGGCACCGCGGACTTCCAGGTCATCGCCCAGTTCCCGGAGGGCACCGACGTCGACCTCTCGCTCGACGGCGTCCGCAAAACCGTGGCCGGCCGCACCCACCTCGCCCCCGAGGACGTGACCGAGCTCCGCTGGGCCTCGGACTTCCGGCCCCGCGCGGCCCTCGCCGACCGTTTCCAGCAGGGCCGGGTCTTCCTCGCCGGCGACGCGGCGCACGTCCACTCGCCGGCCGGCGGGCAGGGCCTCAACACCAGCGTCCAGGACGCCTACAACCTGGGCTGGAAGCTGGGGGCGGTGCTGCGCGGCGGGGCCCCCGCGAGCCTGCTCGACACCTACGAGGAGGAGCGGCTCCCCAACGCCGCCGCGATGCTCGGCCTGTCCACGAAGGTCCACCGGGGCGAGACCCGCCGAGGCGAGGCGACCCGCCAACTGGGCATCGGCTACCGGGAGTCGAGCCTCACGGAGGAGACCCGGGCACCGGGAGAGGGGATCCGCGCCGGGGACCGCGCCCCGAACCGGACCATCGCGGGCGTACGCCTCCTGGACGCCTTCCGGGGCCCGCACTGGACCCTGCTCGCGCTGGACACGAAGGCACCGGTGGTCGGGGACGCCGTACGCGTCGTAGAAGGCCCGGCGACCGAGACGTACGGGACGGGCCTCTTCCTGGTGCGCCCCGACGGCTACGTCGGCTGGGCGGGCGACACGGACGACGGCCTGGCCGCGTACACGGAACGCTTCGGCCTGGACGTCTAG
- a CDS encoding TetR/AcrR family transcriptional regulator C-terminal domain-containing protein — protein MSTERRTPLDRKRVADTALRLLNEVGLDGLTLRAIAKELDVKAPALYWHFKDKQALLDEMATEMYRRMVADAPLAPEDTWRDRLLKSNRGLRDALLGYRDGAKVFSGSRFTGTPHAVEMERTLRLFTEAGFTLAQAVRAASTSYLYTIGFVSEEQGVQPLPDERREGYDVEERARLMADFPLSAAAGAEIFEDYGRHFEEGLALLIAGIEVRFGVS, from the coding sequence GTGAGTACGGAACGACGCACCCCCCTCGACCGCAAGCGCGTGGCGGACACGGCCCTGAGACTCCTGAACGAGGTCGGCCTCGACGGGCTGACCCTGCGCGCCATCGCCAAGGAGCTGGACGTCAAGGCGCCCGCGCTGTACTGGCACTTCAAGGACAAGCAGGCGCTGCTCGATGAGATGGCGACGGAGATGTACCGGCGGATGGTCGCCGACGCCCCGCTCGCCCCCGAGGACACCTGGCGGGACCGGCTGCTGAAGTCCAACCGCGGACTGCGCGACGCGCTGCTCGGCTACCGCGACGGCGCCAAGGTCTTCAGCGGCTCCCGCTTCACCGGCACGCCGCACGCCGTGGAGATGGAACGCACCCTGCGCCTGTTCACCGAGGCCGGCTTCACCCTCGCCCAGGCGGTCCGCGCGGCCTCGACGTCGTACCTCTACACGATCGGTTTCGTCAGCGAGGAGCAGGGCGTCCAGCCGCTGCCGGACGAGCGGCGCGAGGGCTACGACGTGGAGGAACGCGCCCGTCTGATGGCCGACTTCCCGCTGTCGGCCGCGGCGGGCGCGGAGATCTTCGAGGACTACGGCCGGCACTTCGAGGAGGGGCTCGCCCTGCTGATCGCGGGCATCGAGGTCCGTTTCGGCGTCAGCTGA
- a CDS encoding glycosyltransferase family 2 protein — protein sequence MTNRPPTLSVIVPCYNIEAYVPETVTSLINNARDEFEFLFVEDRSTKDKTYEALLELTKRLPNSRVIRHEKNGGLATARNTGIDEAEGRYLTFLDGDDWLAPGYLADLVDVIERFDVDFVRTDHVTVTGVERAIQRSPEGRRHTPLDPRSSILPVDDTTMVDYPYAWAGIYHRRLLDRGLLRFHDGLRTAEDRPWIWELHRKAESYVAASLRGVFYRRGLAGSLTQIGDVRQLDFFRSFDLVLAELADDPEAAKLRKKALRNYCVVIAHQLLDRGRFERSVHAKLRQMAAETLGRMTETELNEALVGMGEERVHTLRRIRGGMKGVAA from the coding sequence GTGACCAACCGCCCCCCAACACTGTCCGTGATCGTCCCTTGCTACAACATCGAGGCCTATGTCCCGGAAACGGTGACCAGCCTGATCAACAACGCGCGGGACGAGTTCGAGTTCCTGTTCGTCGAGGACCGCTCGACCAAGGACAAGACCTATGAGGCTCTCCTGGAGCTGACGAAGCGGCTCCCGAACAGCAGGGTCATCCGGCACGAGAAGAACGGCGGTCTGGCCACCGCCCGCAACACCGGCATCGACGAGGCCGAGGGCCGCTACCTCACGTTCCTCGACGGCGACGACTGGCTCGCGCCCGGCTACCTCGCCGACCTGGTCGACGTCATCGAGCGGTTCGACGTCGACTTCGTGCGCACCGACCACGTCACGGTCACCGGCGTCGAGCGGGCCATCCAGCGCTCCCCCGAGGGCCGCCGGCACACCCCGCTCGACCCGCGCAGCTCGATCCTCCCCGTCGACGACACGACGATGGTCGACTACCCGTACGCCTGGGCCGGCATCTACCACCGCCGCCTCCTCGACCGGGGCCTGCTGCGCTTCCACGACGGCCTGCGTACCGCCGAGGACCGCCCCTGGATCTGGGAACTGCACCGCAAGGCGGAGTCCTACGTCGCCGCCAGCCTGCGCGGGGTCTTCTACCGCCGGGGGCTCGCCGGTTCGCTGACCCAGATCGGCGACGTCCGCCAGCTGGACTTCTTCCGCTCCTTCGACCTGGTCCTCGCCGAACTCGCCGACGACCCGGAAGCCGCCAAACTGAGGAAGAAGGCGCTGCGCAACTACTGCGTCGTCATCGCCCACCAGCTCCTGGACCGGGGCCGCTTCGAGCGCAGCGTGCACGCCAAGCTGCGCCAGATGGCCGCCGAGACGCTCGGCCGGATGACGGAGACCGAACTCAACGAAGCACTCGTCGGCATGGGCGAGGAACGTGTGCACACGCTGCGGCGCATCCGCGGTGGCATGAAGGGAGTCGCGGCATGA
- a CDS encoding polysialyltransferase family glycosyltransferase, translating to MSATISGTNSGTNSGTKSGTTQIFFSATQYAAATVTAAIRAGFFGPRAAHRRILVVSNTAAVPEVGTPLDRMPGFEKLRPEFDEVRSWNEFISPFHPAGWSPRAQDAALWEKAVRLAWNLGDEDVEIACESIQANPSRAVADIFADSPVHVYADGLMSYGPTRNRIPHNLNSRIARVLHLDLIPGLRPMLLSEYGVEPQPVPNEAIVDVLAQIGEEGASILADRLPQENRPTAVMLGQYLSAIDLITQDEEEQLHVRMLRAAAKAGHQDVLFKPHPSAPAVYSTSLEQTADQLGVRLTVLREPVLAETVFAHLRPQLVIGCFSTALMTAAALYDIPVARVGTGLLLERITPYENSNRIPLTVIDAILPDAEKDKVGQPLELGALAEQLAPLVRAVGYCMQALKHHAMRDEVSAWLAVHLDEYPQYFKKRRLTSLRLPGGSAVRAESLRRNPTVRRVVRRIRAAQA from the coding sequence ATGAGCGCCACGATCAGCGGCACGAACAGCGGCACGAACAGCGGGACGAAGAGCGGCACGACGCAGATCTTCTTCTCGGCCACGCAGTACGCCGCCGCGACCGTCACCGCCGCGATCCGCGCCGGCTTCTTCGGCCCGCGCGCGGCCCACCGCCGCATCCTGGTGGTCAGCAACACGGCCGCCGTGCCCGAGGTCGGCACCCCGCTGGACCGGATGCCCGGCTTCGAGAAGCTGCGCCCCGAATTCGACGAGGTCCGCTCGTGGAACGAGTTCATCTCGCCGTTCCACCCGGCCGGTTGGTCCCCGCGCGCCCAGGACGCCGCCCTGTGGGAGAAGGCCGTACGCCTGGCCTGGAACCTCGGCGACGAGGACGTGGAGATCGCCTGCGAGTCCATCCAGGCCAACCCCTCCCGCGCGGTCGCCGACATCTTCGCCGACAGCCCGGTGCACGTGTACGCGGACGGCCTGATGAGCTACGGCCCCACCCGCAACCGCATCCCGCACAACCTGAACAGCCGCATCGCGCGCGTGCTGCACCTCGACCTGATACCCGGGCTGCGGCCGATGCTGCTGTCCGAGTACGGGGTCGAGCCGCAGCCCGTCCCGAACGAGGCGATCGTCGACGTCCTCGCCCAGATCGGCGAGGAGGGCGCCTCGATCCTCGCCGACAGGCTGCCCCAGGAGAACCGGCCCACGGCCGTCATGCTCGGCCAGTACCTCTCCGCGATCGACCTGATCACCCAGGACGAGGAGGAGCAGCTGCACGTCCGCATGCTGCGCGCCGCGGCGAAGGCGGGCCACCAGGACGTCCTGTTCAAGCCCCACCCCAGCGCACCGGCCGTCTACAGCACGTCACTTGAGCAGACCGCCGACCAACTCGGCGTCCGCCTCACGGTGTTGCGCGAGCCGGTCCTCGCCGAGACGGTCTTCGCTCATCTCCGCCCGCAGTTGGTCATCGGCTGCTTCTCCACGGCGTTGATGACGGCCGCCGCCCTCTACGACATCCCCGTCGCCCGCGTCGGCACCGGCCTGCTCCTCGAACGCATCACGCCGTACGAGAACAGCAACCGCATCCCGCTCACTGTGATCGACGCGATCCTGCCGGACGCCGAGAAGGACAAGGTCGGGCAGCCGCTCGAACTGGGCGCCCTGGCCGAGCAGTTGGCGCCGCTGGTGCGGGCCGTCGGCTACTGCATGCAGGCCCTCAAGCACCACGCGATGCGCGACGAGGTGTCCGCCTGGCTCGCCGTCCACCTCGACGAGTACCCGCAGTACTTCAAGAAGCGCCGCCTGACGAGCCTCCGTCTCCCCGGCGGCAGCGCGGTCCGCGCGGAGTCACTGCGCAGGAACCCGACCGTACGGCGCGTGGTGCGCCGTATCCGGGCCGCGCAGGCCTGA
- a CDS encoding acyltransferase: MNAVDQALAPTLRGQDPGQEPEQPPVAPSRPPRENRLRALDGLRLLAALMVCLYHFTGKNGEVASSWHQSPGKMFPTLSEAGTYGSLGVQFFFLISGFVICMSSWGKSMGEFFRSRIARLYPAYWVALILVGTASVLMPVVVKPLRSDEFLVNFTMLQQPLGVPRVIGVDWTLWVEMRFYLFFALFVIWKGVTYRRVVTFCILWTFAGCFARVADNPLTTELTMRDHAPYFIGGLAFYLIYRYGSDLLLWGIVGMSFLLGQRYSVTALWHPGMTGDFHRNPHVIQAIVFVAFAAVAAVALGWTSWANWSWLTLAGALTYPFYLIHEHLGWFAIRVLHRGFGLGPYETLALTVPGLLCLAYLMHRFVEKPFGPRLKRTMSLQSKQLAAKLGK; this comes from the coding sequence ATGAACGCGGTTGACCAGGCCCTGGCACCCACCCTGAGGGGCCAGGACCCTGGGCAGGAACCGGAGCAGCCACCCGTCGCCCCGTCCCGCCCGCCCCGGGAGAACCGGCTGCGCGCCCTGGACGGACTGCGGCTGCTGGCCGCGCTGATGGTGTGCCTGTACCACTTCACCGGCAAGAACGGCGAGGTGGCCTCCTCCTGGCACCAGTCCCCCGGGAAGATGTTCCCGACCCTGTCCGAGGCGGGCACCTACGGCTCGCTCGGCGTGCAGTTCTTCTTCCTCATCAGCGGCTTCGTGATCTGCATGAGCAGCTGGGGCAAGTCGATGGGCGAGTTCTTCCGCTCCCGCATCGCCCGCCTGTACCCGGCGTACTGGGTGGCCCTGATCCTGGTGGGCACCGCGTCGGTGCTGATGCCGGTGGTCGTCAAGCCGCTGCGCTCGGACGAGTTCCTCGTCAACTTCACCATGCTCCAGCAGCCGTTGGGCGTGCCCCGCGTCATCGGCGTGGACTGGACGCTCTGGGTGGAGATGCGGTTCTACCTGTTCTTCGCGCTGTTCGTGATCTGGAAGGGCGTCACCTACCGCCGTGTGGTGACCTTCTGCATCCTGTGGACGTTCGCCGGCTGCTTCGCCCGGGTCGCCGACAACCCGCTGACGACGGAGCTGACGATGCGCGACCACGCGCCGTACTTCATCGGCGGCCTCGCCTTCTACCTGATCTACCGCTACGGCAGCGACCTGCTTCTGTGGGGCATCGTGGGGATGTCCTTCCTGCTGGGTCAGCGCTACTCGGTGACGGCGCTGTGGCACCCGGGCATGACCGGCGACTTCCACCGCAACCCGCATGTCATCCAGGCGATCGTGTTCGTCGCCTTCGCGGCGGTGGCGGCGGTGGCGCTGGGCTGGACGAGCTGGGCGAACTGGAGCTGGCTGACGCTGGCCGGTGCGCTGACGTACCCGTTCTACCTGATCCACGAGCACCTGGGCTGGTTCGCGATCCGCGTCCTGCACCGGGGCTTCGGGCTCGGCCCGTACGAGACGCTGGCGCTGACCGTGCCGGGGCTGCTGTGCCTGGCGTATCTGATGCACCGCTTCGTCGAGAAACCGTTCGGGCCACGGCTGAAGCGGACGATGTCGCTGCAGTCGAAGCAACTGGCGGCGAAGCTGGGGAAGTGA
- a CDS encoding polysialyltransferase family glycosyltransferase, producing MPRTTQILCASTLYGAATLAAALDAGLLGEADRRLLLITNNAANPETTPSVDTMPGFDRLRDRFDDVLSWNETISPFHPSGWSPRGDDVPMWERYVRLLWRLGDDEIRLAVESVQVNPSLALCQLFTGAPVDVYADGLISYGPTRDKIDPLVGTRIERLLHLDLVPGLTPLLLTEFGVPPELVPTEAFLKVLGELAESESELPAVKGQPALLLGQYLAALGILTDQQEEELHLRMVRGAVALGHRELVFKPHPVAPSRWSRLLEDEATKLGAHLTLLDRPVLAEVAFQRMRPALVVGCFSTALFTAAGLYDIPVARVGTDTLLARLAPYQNSNRVPLTIVDHVLPDLADKKAVTDWRMPSAERVEELAGLLKAVGFAMQPKIYPRLRADAERYLSAHLNPHTWRYFKRRRLTALALPGAVPAQLSFIPRNQTVRRIARRARALSGR from the coding sequence ATGCCCCGCACCACCCAGATCCTGTGCGCGTCGACCCTGTACGGCGCCGCGACGCTGGCCGCCGCGCTGGACGCCGGGCTCCTCGGCGAGGCCGACCGCAGGCTGCTGCTGATCACCAACAACGCGGCGAACCCGGAGACCACCCCGTCGGTGGACACCATGCCGGGCTTCGACCGGCTCCGGGACCGCTTCGACGACGTCCTGTCGTGGAACGAGACCATCTCCCCCTTCCACCCGAGCGGTTGGAGCCCGCGGGGCGACGACGTCCCGATGTGGGAGCGGTACGTACGGCTGCTGTGGCGGCTCGGCGACGACGAGATCCGGCTCGCCGTGGAGTCCGTCCAGGTCAATCCGTCGCTCGCGCTGTGCCAGCTGTTCACCGGCGCCCCGGTCGACGTCTACGCGGACGGCCTCATAAGTTACGGCCCCACGCGCGACAAGATCGACCCGCTGGTCGGCACCCGCATCGAGCGGCTGCTGCACCTCGATCTCGTCCCGGGCCTCACCCCGCTGCTGCTCACCGAGTTCGGCGTCCCGCCGGAGCTGGTCCCGACGGAGGCCTTCCTCAAGGTACTTGGCGAACTCGCCGAGTCCGAGAGCGAGTTGCCCGCCGTGAAGGGCCAACCGGCCCTGCTGCTGGGCCAGTACCTCGCCGCGCTCGGCATCCTCACCGACCAGCAGGAGGAGGAGCTGCATCTGCGCATGGTGCGCGGGGCCGTGGCCCTCGGCCATCGCGAGCTGGTGTTCAAGCCGCACCCCGTGGCGCCCTCCCGCTGGTCGCGTCTCCTGGAGGACGAGGCGACGAAGCTGGGTGCCCACCTCACCCTGCTGGACCGCCCGGTGCTCGCCGAGGTCGCCTTCCAGCGGATGCGGCCCGCCCTGGTCGTCGGCTGCTTCTCCACCGCGCTGTTCACCGCCGCCGGTCTCTACGACATCCCGGTCGCGCGGGTCGGCACGGACACCCTGCTGGCCCGGCTCGCGCCCTACCAGAACAGCAACCGGGTGCCGCTGACCATCGTGGACCACGTGCTGCCCGACCTCGCCGACAAGAAGGCGGTGACGGACTGGCGGATGCCGTCGGCGGAGCGGGTCGAGGAACTGGCCGGACTTCTCAAGGCAGTTGGCTTCGCGATGCAGCCCAAGATCTATCCCCGGCTGCGCGCGGACGCCGAGCGGTACCTCTCGGCCCACCTCAATCCGCACACGTGGCGCTATTTCAAACGCCGGCGCCTGACCGCGCTGGCGCTGCCCGGGGCCGTACCGGCACAACTGTCCTTCATTCCGCGGAATCAGACGGTCCGGCGCATCGCGCGTCGCGCCCGTGCTTTGTCCGGACGTTAG